The nucleotide sequence TATAAagaatatgaatattttaataaaatagtatGAAATCTATAAACACCTGTTGCATATATCATTGTGTGAAGTACAATTATCTACAAAGGCTTGTAACCCTAACAGTCTGTCTTCTAGAAAGTTCTTGTCATAGTTATCCTTAAACCATCGTTTGGGTGGTAGGGCAAGACTTAATCCTGGAAATCTCTTCTTCACCTATCAAACACAAAAAAGATATGGTACATTAACAACACAAGTTCAGTTCTTAACTTTAATTTTGCTTCTAACATCTCACTTGAACTTTCACTTctttaatgaaaatattaaaattgactataaataaatcatatacatgtataatgaaaaggTGCTTATATTCAGTTTGTTCAACTTTATTCATGTTTAAATAGATGTCTTACGAAGATAAAGTATAAGTAGTTATTTGGTATTTCATTAAGTCTACAAAGATTATCATGAGGTCATGATCAGGACTCACAGAATTGAATCAGTGAGAACCCTACATTTGTCAATTATAATAttcattatttgctattttgtgcatttttcctttaatctttttttgtgataatttttcatatcatgcttctcacTTGAGATGGAAAATAATCGCTAGTAACTAAGGAGTCACGTGGTGTtactaatgaaattgacatgaaatttacAACGTCAtgataggtaaaatagcgataaacagattatcattggtcatctcaacttgattgcttttcAATCTCAATCTCTTTGAGATaaccaatgataatctataattacatttaaaaacaagaggctgtcacaacgacagcaaacctgatttattaacatttatttgtgtcctggcaatatcacaagaaccattactgatgaatggtgaaagtgaaaatcgtcaatatcaaatttgagctccattttgtcatcagtatcaacatattaaaatttgaaaagcttagattgaaaggttcatgagtaaatgcaacaacgtgaatggaaacgccattttacgatctttcaagaaccataactcctgaacggtaaaagtcaaaatcttcattattgaacttgtcctctattttgtcatcagtaacaccatattaaaatttcaaaatctttggttgaatggttcatgagaaaatgcacggacacgacgggaaacaccatttttcaatctttcaagaaccataactcctgaacggtaaaagtcaaaatcgtcattattgaacttgacctccattctgtcatcagtaacaacatactaaaatttgggaagctttggtagaacagttcatgcgtaaatgcacaaacacgactggaaactcaatttttcaatctttcaagaaccataactcctgaacggtaaaagtaaaaatcgccattattgaacttgaccttcgtatagttgtcagtaataacatattaaaattttaaaagctttggttgaacggttcatgagttaatgcacggacaacatttgattgccgcctgcccgcccggccgcccggccgcccgccgtacatccccaaatcaataaccgacatttttgtcacaaaaatccggttaataaatGAAGAACGTATCTATGGCCCACTTGTAAATATCCATGAGTCAATGTATAAACTATTGACATAGGggggaaaaaaagaaagaaaacagaaaCCAATTCAGCAATTTTTATGTTTGTAAAGACACATAACTCATGAACTGTAAACGTGATGCCATCCAATTTCCAACTTGAACTGTGTTTTAtcgtaataagcattgtgtataagtttccaATCACAAAGGTTTAAGCAAAATAAAGGAAgagaaaggaaacaaaaaattcagcaatttttatgtttataaaggggcatCATTCATGAAACTACCCAATGTGTTaccttgatctgtattttgtggaaTTAAGCATAATGTATAATTTGGTTGAGTCAAACGtaagttagagaaaggaaaccAAATGTGGGGATATACAAACAGACAGGACAGGCCAGGACTGaatggacaagggtaacacttaatgccgcCATCACTAAGCAGATGgggaataaaaatatttcaaagtggAAGGAAGTATTTTCTTGCTCACCCTTTCATTGAGTCTGACAAAGTCTGTATATCTCCTAAACACGAACCAGCTGTCCCCTTCTGTTCGCTGTACTTTTATTTTAAACACCTAAGGAAGAAAAACATAAGAGCTTAATCATTTGTATGTGTACAATTGTAACATAAAGTTCATGTTGTTTGCTTGTTCAATGGATCATgaattaagtaaaataaaattgattgttAAAATGGTTGTTAGTTGAACCATGAATACAAAATCCTCTTACATGTCTGTGTGTTAGCTGCACAGAGAGAGATATTTCCTACTCCTAGCAAAGTGTGATATAAATAAACGATTTAGTTAGGtacaaatatcatgaatataaataGCCTTTCATGAAATGTGATATGCAATTGcaacttttttttatgcaagTTAAATATTTTGTATCCTGAAGCATTTttagacaagagtgcacacactgaaatgtcttgccttctttactaatcattgattttattttgatagtcctaaatgtaaagctttattacaactgtcacataaacttaacattaaccaagaaaaccaaacattgatcaatgaaccatgaaaatgatgtccaggtcagataaacatgataaaccatgccagacagacatgtacagctaacaattcttccatacaaaaaatatagttgaccttataatagcttatagtttaagaaaaacagaccaaaacacaaaaacctaacactgagcaatgaactgtgagaatgaggtcaaggtcagctgacacctaccagctagacatgtacaccttacaatcattccatacaccaaatatagtagaccaattgcatatacagtatatatgtagtacaaaatgtataagcaaaacagaccaaaacacaaaaacttaactataaccactgaaccatgaaaatgaggtcaaggtcagatgacacctgccagttggacatgtacaccttatagtccttccatacaccgaatatacttgacctattgcttatagtatctgagatatggacttgaccaccaaaacttaaccttgttcactgatccatgaaatgaggtcgaggtcaagtgaaaactgtctgatgggcatgaggaccttgcaaggtatgcacataccaaatatagttatcctactacttataataagagagaacttaacattacaaaaaatttcaactttttcttaagtagtcactgaaccatgaaaatgaggtcaaggacattggacatgtgactgacggaaacttcgtatcaTGGGgcctccatatacaaagtatgaagcatccaggtcttctaccttctaaaatataaagcttttaagaagttagctaacatggccgccgccgctggatcactatccctatgtcgagctttctgcaactaaagtcgcaggctcgacaaaaatcctGCTAATGAGGTTTTTTTCAAAGACTTTTTATTTTTGGAGTTTTTGATATgctgatttttaaattttttttaattatttgcttCTTCAAATATGTGTTCAGAGAGTTATCTCTAGTGGCAGATAGCGTCCCCCAATGTTGACAGAAACCAAGCTTTGGAACAGACTCACACTGACCCTTAGGCAAGGTGAGCTAATAGTGATGATACAATTAAATTGAGACTaagtataaatgaataaatattctACATATGACAAATTAAATGATTATGTACAAGAAAACATGTATGTGTAAGACAGATTAAACAAATAAGTATGTTCATTGCATGTTTTACTTATGTTCcaatgtttaatttgtttttacatcTAATTAATGTAGCATTCATCACAAATAGATTGGTTAGAAATACATAATTCTGTTTACCTACTTTATTAGTCCCATATATCTTGGAGTGTGGTTGATCAAATGATTTTGATGTCATGATTTTGATTCTGATGCaaggttatacatgtacatttatatattatatattctagTGAAAACGcaatacattcatgacatttgtaTTGAACACTAGACCACATACAATGTACATGGTTCAACCTAGTATTCTACTATACTTGTCACGTAAAAATAAtccatatatataatttaggagAAGAATCTCTTTATCTTATGTTTAATCAATCAAATGATATCATCGATCACATCCTactgtttttgtttgtatatgttcacgagtatttttttgttttctaaatttcACTTATGTAAAAGACTCATTTGTGGTTTCTTAACTTTACATAACTTTTGTAACCTTGAATTTATTCATTTCAGAGTTATTAAAAAGCATAAACTAGActtttttggggtaaattttgtACATTGCATAATTATAATTTCTTAGGTTGCATTCAGACAGACTTATCGCTTGACTATGTTTTGAAGATTTTCACATGTATGTATAATAAACATGTGTCATTATCTTATGATCATGATGCAGTTTGAACTTTTTAAGATGACTACTgtgggttcatttattttcatgggtatttGATTTTGCAGTTTTGCTTAATTCTGCATAAAAagcttatagaaaatttgtaatttgttaaagattgaatttgtggttcacctgtacccatgaaaccaACTAAAATTGGTATACAAACGTAagatgaataataataaatccaaatAATGTGAAGAAACCATATTATGTATGAAGTACAGTTGATAACTTACAGTAAATTTAGCTCTTTCTGTCATTATCTCATATCCAACAATGGGAACACGAACTTCAGCCGGATGAAGAGCATCTCTCGAGTCTATAGAATAAGATGTGTCATTACTAAAGTCAGAAACAAAACTTGCCACCGAATCATGGCGACTGTCAATATCAAATCTAACATTTCCTTTCTGTGTACTGACACAAACTGGTGTGCTGGTTTGTGGAGGTTTCATTCTAGGTTCGTGTGTACTTGAATGTCCATTTGTAGATTCATGTCCAACTTCACCGCTGCTCGATAATGATGACGAAGAACCTAAGGAATCTGACTTAATTTCTGACTTTTCTAATCCTGAGTCATAATTACAACCAGAATCTGGAGTTGTTGGTGAGTCGAGATCACTAAGTGGTTTCCCTGTATTTCCATTTGGAATATCATCAGACGTTGAAGGTAGATCTTCAGCCATTTCCCATTACATTAGTTGACTATctgtgaaataaaaaatgaaatgaaaacgtCAGCTTAGACTATTTCTTGTCAGGCTTTGAATGAAGATCTTCAGCCATTTCCTATTACATTAGTTGActatctgtaaaaataaaaaaataaagtgaaaatGCCAGCTTCCACTATTTCTCAGTTTCCCTGTAGGATTTTCTCTCCTGTCACCGGAAATATTACCTGGAATTTTTCTGTCATCCCACTATTGatgttacatgtattattttatgTGCATGAAAATGAAAGTTGATAATTGTTCTGTGCACATGTACGGTATGAGCCTGTAATCTATCCTATGCTACTTTTGCAAACATTTAATTCAATCATACACATAAACAGGTATTAAATTGTGTGTTGCTGTACTCATTCGAGTATACATACTTTTGTTACTAAAGAATACAAGTTTTCCACTGCATTACAACATGTCAATATATATACTATTTACTTTATACAATTAAAGCATACAACAAAACTCTGTCATATTAAAAGTCATTTCTAAAACCTTGATCTCATGACATTTCTATAATTACTTACACAATTAAAGtttcttaagattttttttattagtttacaattttcaaaaattgaggaAATTATTTCAGATGTTTCTAAACCAAGTGATATTTTACATATAATCAAATTTCAGGTTATTGTAAATTCAATGTTATTTACAATTTTGGAGATCGAGTGAAAGGTTACAATGTATGTGATCAAAATACTGCAGGCCAcaacaaaaaattttaaaagtattgaagAAGATTATTAATGTATGAACACTTCCATACATAAAATTCACTTAAGGTAGGTTCATGAACAAAAAGTTAAACTGAaactaaaatttttcaaaaatgtatccCGGCTGTGAGTGACTAAGTATCAAATGTTAATAAAGTAAACCAGATTTATATCATCACCGTATTTCATATGATCTTACCAATTATCACAGTCCCTCAAAGAATCACATAAATAACACATTTGACACAATTAACTCTCATAAgtgtgataaaaataaatactatgTAATCTGTGATAGGTAATATAATCCCGTATGAGTTAATTCCAGGTGTAAAATTGATCCAAACTTGTTCACCTTCAAATATTCTATTTACCTTGGTGAATTTTGGGCCGATATTGCATTGTATCTCCAATAATTAATTTGACATTTCAAACAAATTTATTCCCAATGTAATTCAAttttcatattattgtaatttatTATACAGTTGTAGTTACTTACATACAATGTattattaaaatttacatttttgatgTATTTGAACATAGAGCATTGTAGAGTAAACAAactgaatttgaaaaatatttgatgaagGGAAGCAGTGATAAGCAAGCCAAAGTTTGGTATGATACttgtaaaaagtcaaatcatTTCAGTGGCAGAACCTGAATGTTTGATAAGGGGCTCACTGAcagacctaagagggggcccgctccagtcatgcttcagtgattccctatataatcaaccaaatgtttccaACCAAAGCGGACCCAGGACCCCATGCATTTGCCTATGCATTTAATATCATATATGAAGCTCCATATTAGGGCCCCACCTTAAACTGCCTCCTGTTAATTCAAGACACAAAATTTCTACACACTTGACAAAATCAAAATGCAAGGGAGCAGCACTGTTCTACatgtttatttctaaatttaaccTCAGAGACAAGCACTtacatttgtacttttgtttataATACATAACATGAGGAAACAGCTGTTGATACATAAATCAGTATATATCAGTTATAAGTCTCTCAATGGGCAAAATATTGACATAACAGCTGACAGACAAAATTATTGTcctcattttatttcattattatgatttctgaaaacaatacccagtggcagatccagggggagcTCGGTTTTTATTTAGACaacaaatgcatttgaatagggacatatagttggaaccccctttttatcctgggttgggaacctcCCTTTTCAAAATCGCTGGATTCGCCCCTGATACCATTAAATAAAGTTTTCATCCAACACCAGCATTGGTAAATAAAGCAAAGTTTTATGCACAGCAATAGAAAAGTTTTTCTCCAAATATCTTCATCAGGAGAGCTATAAATTATTGACATACAGACTTGAAAAATATACAGTTTAAACATAAATACGAAAGCTATTTAGGATTCATAACTAAAATGGACATGAAAAAAATGCAGTACTTAGCAAAATGTCAGACAAAAGTCATTCATTCAGACAGAATTTTCAGATCTACATGTAATCATCTTTAGttaaaattatacatgtagtagaaaaacattaaatttcttcTAGGGTCAGACAAACTATTTAACAGTTTAGCTCAGACTAAAATTTGCATAGTATATAAAGTACAACTAAGACTGAATAATCTGTCTCTTGTGTgggtacatttgtcatttcatattttcttttcatcatttggCTATCTAattggcagcagtccttttgcgccaattactgtttttcaggggtatcatttgcgccaaattttattttcaaaatgtatcatttgcgccaataatcggaactcatttgcgccaatttacctgtacacatatcaatcataaatatattaatgattaatagttgttcttatttttggcttaaaaagtatcatatgattggagatatttcaccatgaagatgagcatctggagagaaatgacttgaaATGCAGTAGACAGTCCgtgtacagagagagaagaaaacgtattgctttgctgaatatttaatataagataacccaaaagagaagaaaatataagcttttgctgattatgttttgcTTTGCTCCCACCATCCGTATGGGCAGAAACTCTATCTACCGCAAGACGTACTAGTAAGGGAGCAGAAGCATTTCACTgggaattattatgaactgttttatgtatttcatccttcaatttttgtctttttgaacaATAAAGTGAAtttacaagctactacatacattaaattagGAAGTACCtatgcagcagcagtaagaagaatGTATGTTttagaaaaggaaacatttgccgtgtaaactgccgtttccaagtccgaataaagaTGGAGGGAAGTCATTTTTCATCTAATTGGCGCATGATTTATTTTTGGCGTAAATGAtgccatgtaattttaaaacaggtggcgcaaacgtagcattggagaaaaaaagttgtggcgcaaaaggacgcatttttggcgcaaacggatctctcccatcTAATTTTCGtgtgaacacaaaaaaaaattaaaaaaattaaatggccaaatgatgaaaagaaaatatgaaatgacaaatgtaccaACACAAGAGACATACAGATTATTCAGTCTAAGTACAACTTAACCTGAATAAGTTGCAACCAAAGCCTTTTCAAAAGTTTCCAATTTTATTATCCGAGAATCATTGAAAAATACCAATTAAATCATGACTTAACCTAAAAACATGATCATATGATTATGATTGGCaagtttttgtttataattttgttatatttaagttgctacatgtaaaaaaaacacacattgatttgttatatttatttgttatttgactCTGTatgcaaacaaataaataaattaagaaaCTCATCCAAAACACTTTTTAAGTTTATACAATATGGCAATACAGGTTTAAGAAACTTACTTGATTctgtttattttaatttcgaAGAACATTTCAACATACAGAAAATCTACAAGTAACTTTATATACTGAAATGTTTTAATGCATTTTAGACTCATAAGCTAAAGCTTTATTGAATTAATATATCTTACTACGGTAATCTACTCATTCTGACTTTGAAAGTACTtggaaaaaatgtacatgtattttcatatgagaaggggggggggtaaattaaTATTATGTATTTTTCAACCATTTCTCTCTGTTTGTGTTTACTACATTTACTCTTATTCATAAAAAACACTATTTCATTGAATGTGACAAAGTGCTTAAGGCTGTGGTTTAAAATCCCCCTATCATGATAGATGACCATTCTTATCTTGATTAAATGATTATGATCACTTATAGATAACTAAGGATCAATCACTTATACATGTCAAAATAATCATTTATCATAAATCAACTTTTTCTCTGATACATGTAGGTTATAAATAAATGGGTATGTACAGGATATGAATGTAGGATAGAAAGTAACAGGACAAAAATCTCAATTCAGTTTTGAGAATTTTtctttgtaataaattgaaattatttcaagAACTTTCTCtcaaatatattcaaacaattttaaacaagttatttgtgactttttgtcttttaaattacaCTTTCTGTCCATTTACCAAATTATTTGGTAATTTTGACTACCTTTTTGAAAGAAACAATCAAACATTTACCAAATTATTTGGCAATTTTGACTACTTTTTTTGTAAGAAACAATCGACACCTAGCTATATACaagatatatatagagagagtaAAAGTACAATAACGATTTTCTAACCTACCCAATAGGTTATTTTATTCCAGTGGAAGTAGAAATTCACTTACAGTCTGTCAACCTCTGgtcaaaaatatcttaaaaatacATGTGCAACCTTTTTCAGCAGAATTTAACATAAGTTTTTCATATATAAAGAGTAATTAGTTtaatcattgtattttttttataatttaattaaaacTTGAAGCCATACTTCTGAGAAACTGATTTAACAACTAAATTATGAATGCTCTAGTAATTCATCAAATTATACAAATAACTTATTCAGCCCTCTTCTTtcatcaatttgaaatttaaagttcaGAAGTTTCATTTTGTTGAGTTTTGAAACAGTTGAGGGTTTCTAGTTAGATATACATATAATGTACATTTTGTAGTTATAGGAAACGGTTGTTATTCTCATTATTTTTGCAGgaattaatattaaataaaacaggTTCATGATAGTTTTATTAGGACCTGAGattgtaaaagtgttttttttttccatgtAATAATACTTGGGAGAATACAGTCTTATGAATGGTtctacactagtaattttttggggtcctttattgcttgctgttcggagtgagtcaaggctctgtgttgaagactgtactttgacctataatggtttacatttataaattgtgacttggatgagagacttgtctcattggcactcataccacatcttcttatatctgtgaAACTAAATAGTGTATTTTTCTGAATGTTTTAGAATATatgttgaatgatttttgtattgTGCAATCATTCAAATATTGAGATATGTGTTGAAATGATTTTtacatatttgaaaacaaaattgaatgaaatataaatagttttttttttcaaatcttaaaatcattCATCATTGATCAtgttcatattataaatttattttaaaaagttatgttTACAATATATTGCATTGATTGTcttttgaaaaaagttaataaaCCTTTGATGTTTAATTGTGCTCATTACTACAAGGTAGTAAAGTTAATCCAATTactaataattatatataaagaagCCAATTCATTTCACTTATTGAATAAACACATGCTTGAAGTTCCATGCATACAGCACCTACAATCATTATTTAAGTATTCTGCATGTTATAACCATGGCTAACTTCTAAACATACATTATACTAAGCATCCAACATTACATAAATCCATCAGATTTCATCTCCTTTTTTAGAgacagacaatatatatatatatatatatataacaagataTTCCTTATTCGTCATTTAGTATTtccataacaagaatgtgttcatagtacattGATGCCCTACTTGCAAcatcaatttctatgttcagtggaccatgaaattgggtcaAAACTCTAAATTGTCATTAGAATTATAAACATCATATTATAGTGAACAAGTGTGCTGTTTTAaactgattggacttcaatttcattattaacttgacaaaaaaaaaaatagaagttggacagacggacgaacaaaagAATCCAtagactgaaaaacataatgctcctagATGGGTCATAAAAACCTTgctttaaggtagatggggtgtctgaatgataatccatagaattttttaataatttgccaaaatgtacaatgatgtagtttatatcatgctttttaaaaaaaagaaaattaaaagaatgggtcacagggcttattttcacgctacacagtgtttaaaattgacaaattttgtatagattatgaatggaaaacccaattttctgcaataaagcgtaaactacaccatagaattttgagataacatatgagaagatacATGtagctttaatagtatgctttcagtttaataagaaaaagaaaaagtggggtcaccggacctgttttcttgctacatatgtacatgtacattataagtacaagtaaatttttatcacattttattgtaaaagtaccttaatctgaattatctgccctttcatttgagttgcctccccttttgtggaaaagtttgaaaaaatttattctaacaaaaattttctgttttttgtaaaatacaactataaatatgataaaataagtcattttctatattgaagtgaaagttcttacacatgaattacctacaaTGTACTGATcttaaaaatttgcacattcatTAAAGATCtaaccttgttttctggtatttccaaatccaagatggaggaagacaccctatctaccttaatcatatagccagtcaaggtcgttaaaaacttccatttgttgtaccTTAATCAAGCTTTATCTGTGCACAATTAAAAGCACTATTTCTCTCTCAAAAATACTCAATATATCAAATAACACAAGATTGCTTCTAACAATAATGGTACATGTATACACTCATATTCCAGTATTGTAGTATTTTGggggagaaaaaaaaaacacatttgaaataTTAGTAATGTGATGACCAAGTTCAGGTGATCCTGTTTTTCTAATTCATGAACACTGTATAGTGACCTATGCTttgcccccctccccccaaaaaaaatacaTGCTGAAAAAAAGGGTAGATACAGTAGGTAGGcaacatttttgattttctaaacattttataaCTGGTTACTACTAAGGAATCTGTCTGGAGTCTTGTTCCAAAACGGCATAAAAAGTGTTGGGGTAGGCACTCCAAAATAGGGTAGGGTTAGCGTTTTTTGGCCTTATATCCACTGCCTTTGAACTCTAGTGGACAGTTATCTCATAGAACAGATATTTGTGGTAAGAGTTACAGGAAATATAGGGTATTGATAGAAAACTAGTGCATGTGTCTcaggccaaaataaaaagattgtatgtttgcccAAACACGACCGACCCAAAATAAACCTGCtgactcaaattctttttttgacgttttttagaagaattttttttttttgcggatTTCTTTTCGTGTCCGCTCCGTCATCGTATAAAACTTAATGTTTGTCGTCTTTGCGTTTGAAAGTAACAGTGAATAATCAAGATTAAAAGAAAGCGCATAAGAGACGCAGTTAATCGATATTCGATGTTCTCTGTTTTTATCTTCTATTTAATGAACGTAAAGAAGTGAAACATGTGAAGGGGCACAGTTTTTTTTAAGCTGTAGTTGTCTGTACTACCAAACCCTTACCTATATgctcaatgttaatttcatcgtgtaatcgaatatctgataagaatattcaggtagatttgttctaaaccatgtgcaatcgaatattttcaatgttattctgacaggaaatggatggaagttgcgaatttacaatcttgcaagattttgtttttactgaataaaaaggaattatttcttgataaattgttgtctttaattataatcttcctttatcatgtgaattagatgcccttttattcaaatagttcaaatttacaaGTCTCAGTTTACAAGATCAGTACGTTGCTTGctgtttgggagaatttgataaaactataattgctcacagaattagaaatataatcttaactgaatgtaactccttctgaataatttattgccatatataaaatataaatcccctttgacaagagaaatctggcttttgtcagaaatattttttccaCATGTATATATGGACGCCATAGtgaatttttatacaaatttgtgaggaagcctctagaaccatgacctaaaaataaaaagtcttcagaaaacgttaactttatgcaattatattttatcaataatgattattttcaaaaaattaaacttgattatttaaagaaataaaattataacaaatacgttTTTAGTTTGGAGATTCTACAGAACATGTTTTGATCTATTTACAgtcaaattagtttacctgtgtgataatgtaaaatataaatttgttttcaaaacaaaaaagacagaaacaatggatggtagataataattcatataaaatattttaggacatttaatctattttaaagtcatatgaaacaagtgaatggtgaaaaataatgtttatccaatacttggaccaatgcatgtatatatcataaactaagtcctctgtg is from Mytilus galloprovincialis chromosome 6, xbMytGall1.hap1.1, whole genome shotgun sequence and encodes:
- the LOC143078870 gene encoding sorting nexin-16-like, which produces MAEDLPSTSDDIPNGNTGKPLSDLDSPTTPDSGCNYDSGLEKSEIKSDSLGSSSSLSSSGEVGHESTNGHSSTHEPRMKPPQTSTPVCVSTQKGNVRFDIDSRHDSVASFVSDFSNDTSYSIDSRDALHPAEVRVPIVGYEIMTERAKFTVFKIKVQRTEGDSWFVFRRYTDFVRLNERVKKRFPGLSLALPPKRWFKDNYDKNFLEDRLLGLQAFVDNCTSHNDICNSKLVREFFCFDDPPGPHDSIEESRVYCESLEDSVSTFRTIMDAKDREIELLKEQLDLYKGQVEELSKTLSTQTLHESKINRQKLKEYSPS